One window of the Chryseobacterium camelliae genome contains the following:
- a CDS encoding AMP-binding protein produces the protein MDMEDLFKESIEHKEEFWKEQAGQIRWTKFPEKILSEDDNGYPQWFADGELNICHLCIDQHIEDGFGDQVAVIYDSPVTGQKKTYTFSQAKEEISKLAGGLISLGLQKGDTVVIYMPMIPQTLFAMLACARIGVIHNVVFGGFAPHELVVRIDDCKPKALITATAGIEIFRRIPYLPLVEKAIELAQDKVEHIIVYNRKLTDNTHEMFDGIMDYEELVWQSEPAGCIAVESTHPLYLLYTSGTTGKPKGIVRDTGGYATALKLSMKYIYGAEPGEIYWAASDFGWAVGHSFSVYGPLINRNTTVVFEGKPVMTPDAGTFWSIISDYRVSVMFTAPTAIRAIKKEDPDGELVKKYDLSHFRKQFLAGERCDVATLDWFEKHIGVPAIDHWWQTESGWPMLGLMTSDDQYTIKRASAGKPIPGYDIKIFDENGYELDAHHEGYLVIRLPLPPGALLGIWNDHERFINSYLSQYKGYYFSGDGAIRDEDGYIFITGRVDDVINVAGHRLSTSEMEEIVSSHPEVAECAVVGIDDELKGQIPFAAVVVKNGSMVTEEALEKNIVQMVREKIGAVACLKNVMTVKRLPKTRSGKILRKLIRTLLDGKGFQVPSTIDDEKIIEEIQEKIQLYRNR, from the coding sequence ATGGATATGGAAGATTTGTTTAAAGAAAGCATAGAACACAAAGAGGAATTCTGGAAGGAGCAGGCCGGGCAGATCCGATGGACGAAATTTCCGGAAAAGATTCTGTCTGAAGACGACAACGGATATCCGCAGTGGTTTGCTGATGGTGAACTGAATATATGCCACCTCTGTATTGATCAGCACATCGAAGATGGTTTTGGCGATCAGGTGGCCGTTATCTATGATTCCCCGGTGACCGGCCAGAAGAAAACATACACGTTCAGCCAGGCTAAAGAAGAAATTTCAAAATTAGCCGGCGGCCTCATTTCTCTTGGTTTACAGAAAGGTGATACCGTAGTTATCTACATGCCCATGATTCCGCAGACGCTTTTTGCGATGCTGGCCTGTGCGCGGATTGGCGTGATCCATAATGTGGTTTTCGGAGGCTTTGCACCTCATGAACTGGTCGTACGGATTGACGACTGTAAGCCCAAAGCACTTATTACCGCCACCGCAGGTATCGAAATCTTCAGAAGGATCCCTTACTTACCGTTGGTGGAAAAAGCCATTGAACTGGCACAGGATAAAGTGGAACATATTATTGTATATAACAGGAAACTTACCGATAATACCCATGAAATGTTTGATGGAATCATGGATTACGAAGAACTCGTCTGGCAGTCGGAGCCGGCAGGCTGTATTGCGGTGGAATCCACTCACCCGCTCTATCTGCTGTACACTTCAGGAACGACCGGAAAACCGAAAGGCATTGTCCGCGATACCGGCGGCTATGCGACAGCCCTGAAGCTTTCCATGAAATATATCTATGGGGCTGAACCGGGAGAAATTTATTGGGCTGCTTCGGATTTCGGATGGGCGGTTGGACACAGCTTTTCTGTCTACGGTCCTCTGATCAACCGCAATACCACGGTTGTTTTTGAAGGAAAACCTGTCATGACGCCTGATGCAGGCACTTTCTGGAGTATTATTTCGGACTACAGAGTTTCCGTCATGTTTACTGCACCTACGGCGATCCGTGCCATTAAAAAAGAAGATCCGGATGGCGAGCTGGTAAAAAAATATGATCTGAGCCATTTCAGGAAACAGTTCCTGGCCGGTGAGCGTTGCGATGTGGCAACTCTGGACTGGTTTGAAAAACATATCGGAGTTCCTGCCATTGACCACTGGTGGCAGACAGAATCCGGCTGGCCTATGCTTGGGCTGATGACTTCTGATGACCAATACACGATCAAAAGAGCTTCTGCCGGAAAACCCATCCCGGGATACGACATCAAAATATTTGATGAAAACGGATATGAACTGGATGCCCATCATGAAGGGTACCTCGTCATCAGACTCCCCCTTCCGCCGGGCGCATTGCTCGGGATCTGGAATGACCATGAACGCTTTATCAACAGCTATCTGTCTCAATATAAAGGTTATTATTTCTCCGGGGATGGAGCGATCAGGGATGAAGACGGCTATATCTTCATTACCGGAAGAGTGGACGATGTGATCAATGTGGCGGGGCACCGGCTGTCTACCTCGGAAATGGAGGAAATAGTCTCATCCCATCCCGAGGTTGCTGAATGTGCTGTCGTAGGCATTGATGATGAACTGAAAGGGCAGATTCCTTTTGCTGCCGTTGTGGTGAAAAACGGTTCCATGGTTACGGAGGAAGCTTTGGAAAAAAATATTGTGCAGATGGTCCGGGAAAAAATCGGAGCAGTGGCCTGCCTTAAAAATGTAATGACCGTTAAAAGGCTCCCTAAAACGCGCTCCGGGAAAATCCTGAGGAAACTGATCCGTACATTGCTTGATGGAAAGGGCTTCCAGGTTCCATCCACCATCGATGATGAAAAAATCATTGAGGAAATCCAGGAAAAAATTCAGTTATACAGAAACAGATAA
- a CDS encoding response regulator transcription factor: MKKIIIADDEHKILMSLEYSFKKNGYDVYIARDGTEVLDFLKTMVPDVILLDIMMPNLDGYSTLEMIRHDERLKDTNVIFLSAKNNPKDIEKGLEMGADAYVTKPYSIKRLMQRIEEMNNR, encoded by the coding sequence ATGAAAAAGATCATTATTGCAGATGATGAACACAAAATATTAATGTCACTGGAATACAGTTTTAAAAAGAACGGTTATGATGTCTATATCGCCCGGGACGGTACGGAAGTCCTGGATTTCCTTAAAACCATGGTTCCTGACGTCATCCTCCTTGATATTATGATGCCAAACCTGGATGGATACAGTACCCTGGAAATGATACGCCACGATGAACGCCTGAAAGATACAAACGTGATTTTCCTAAGTGCGAAGAACAATCCTAAAGATATCGAAAAAGGCCTTGAAATGGGCGCTGATGCCTATGTGACAAAACCGTACTCGATTAAGCGGCTTATGCAGCGGATTGAGGAAATGAATAATAGATGA
- a CDS encoding ATP-binding protein codes for MSSFALISVVLVYLALLFLVAYLAEKKKSKLWINNPYIYALSLAVYCTAWTYYGSIGVAATSGLSYLTIYIGPVIVIPAWIYINTRIVRISRINKISSLADFISLRYGNSRSLSAIITMVCLFAIIPYIGLQIKAISETFHLVTETPVSKNILTDSATFVVVLIAVFSSYYGTRYVDASEKRLGIISAIALESFLKLFFIIILGLFVIYFVFDGFSDIYEKASRFSDFKAKNTLNGVEGALNWMVLCMISGTAICILPRQFHTAIIENRQEKHIKTALWFFPLYLLVFTLFIFPIAWGGRLIFNGQNVNPEFYSILIPQYFNNTVVTVLVFLGGLSSSISMIIISSITLSIMLSNNMIIPYGLLGKFKAENEANNTRIITRIRKFSIFGLVIMAFAFYKYFILKTSLDSVGLISFVIIAQLAPGYFGAIFWRRGSYRGVLTGLVAGLVICYFGLIIPQYYFSYNQEFKGVLRSMYDAFSFFDIPYLGRIPEVFFWSLLLNAGLFAMISVSMKGNYRERNFAELYVDIDQYIQNHENAFIWRGTAYVSDIRNILVRFLGQKKTEQAMRIFNLKYNIDSEAETADSRFIKFSENLLAGRIGTASAKILIEGVTKEDKISLKEVLNILEESKENIILNKKLTEQSQELKKLSDDLQNANENLIVKDRQKDDFLDSVAHELRTPITAIRSAGEILADDDDIPPDIKKEFLNNIITESDRLNEIINDILYLDKLEHGEIALNVRKNNILETYKKALNPLLHLIQQKNIHISEVNLLNHFIFEYDEARLIQLFQNILGNALKFTGEQGTIQTKFFIREQELMISVFNTGKHIPEEDLELIFDKFYQSKNQNILKQAGSGLGLAICRKIIQNHGGTIRAENSGLGVTFIIHLPHRHKNMKLNDKKAL; via the coding sequence ATGAGTAGTTTCGCACTGATCTCCGTCGTATTGGTGTATCTGGCGCTTCTGTTCTTGGTAGCCTACCTGGCAGAAAAGAAGAAAAGTAAGCTCTGGATCAATAATCCGTACATTTATGCGCTTTCCCTCGCGGTATACTGTACCGCCTGGACTTATTACGGAAGCATTGGCGTTGCGGCGACCAGCGGACTCAGCTATCTGACCATATACATCGGGCCTGTTATTGTTATTCCGGCATGGATTTATATCAACACGCGGATCGTCAGGATTTCCAGAATCAACAAGATCAGCAGCCTGGCTGATTTCATTTCCCTCCGGTATGGCAACAGCAGAAGCTTAAGCGCCATTATCACAATGGTATGCCTTTTTGCGATCATTCCTTATATAGGATTGCAGATCAAAGCCATTTCCGAAACGTTTCATCTGGTAACCGAAACCCCTGTATCAAAAAATATACTCACGGACAGCGCCACTTTTGTAGTTGTGCTGATCGCCGTATTTTCTTCATATTACGGAACGCGGTATGTAGATGCTTCAGAAAAGCGCCTGGGAATCATATCAGCTATTGCCCTGGAGAGCTTTCTGAAATTATTTTTCATCATCATCCTCGGGCTGTTCGTCATCTATTTTGTGTTTGACGGGTTTTCAGATATTTATGAGAAAGCCAGCCGATTCAGTGATTTTAAAGCTAAAAATACCCTTAACGGAGTTGAAGGTGCCCTGAACTGGATGGTACTGTGCATGATCTCCGGTACAGCCATCTGTATTTTGCCAAGGCAGTTCCACACGGCGATCATTGAAAACAGGCAGGAAAAACATATCAAAACCGCACTCTGGTTTTTCCCGCTGTACCTGCTGGTATTTACGCTTTTTATCTTCCCGATTGCCTGGGGAGGAAGACTGATCTTTAACGGGCAGAATGTCAATCCTGAGTTTTATTCCATCCTTATCCCGCAGTATTTTAACAATACAGTGGTCACAGTCTTAGTATTCCTGGGCGGATTAAGCTCCAGTATTTCCATGATCATTATTTCATCTATCACACTATCCATTATGCTTTCCAACAATATGATTATTCCGTACGGGCTGTTGGGAAAGTTCAAGGCAGAAAATGAGGCGAATAATACCCGGATCATCACCCGCATCAGGAAATTCAGCATCTTCGGACTTGTGATCATGGCTTTTGCCTTTTATAAATATTTTATTCTCAAAACCTCACTGGATTCCGTCGGGCTGATTTCATTTGTGATCATTGCCCAATTGGCACCCGGCTATTTCGGCGCTATTTTCTGGAGGCGCGGAAGCTACAGAGGCGTACTTACCGGACTGGTGGCCGGATTGGTCATCTGCTATTTCGGACTGATCATTCCCCAATATTATTTTTCTTACAATCAGGAATTCAAAGGTGTTTTGAGAAGTATGTATGATGCTTTCAGCTTTTTCGACATCCCTTATCTCGGAAGGATTCCGGAGGTTTTTTTCTGGTCCTTGCTGTTAAATGCCGGACTTTTTGCCATGATATCCGTAAGCATGAAAGGCAATTACCGGGAACGCAATTTCGCAGAACTGTATGTAGACATTGATCAATACATCCAGAATCATGAGAATGCATTTATCTGGCGTGGAACAGCCTATGTATCGGATATCCGGAATATTCTCGTCCGTTTTTTAGGCCAGAAGAAAACCGAACAGGCCATGCGCATCTTTAACCTGAAGTACAATATCGATTCGGAAGCAGAAACGGCTGATTCCAGGTTTATTAAATTTTCAGAAAACCTTTTGGCAGGAAGAATCGGGACAGCGTCAGCCAAAATCCTTATTGAAGGCGTGACCAAGGAAGACAAAATTTCTCTCAAAGAAGTACTGAATATCCTGGAAGAATCCAAGGAGAATATTATTTTAAACAAAAAACTGACAGAACAATCACAGGAGCTGAAGAAACTGTCCGATGACCTTCAAAATGCCAATGAAAACCTGATCGTTAAAGACCGGCAGAAAGACGATTTCCTGGATTCCGTTGCCCATGAATTGAGAACGCCGATCACAGCCATCCGTTCTGCCGGCGAAATCCTGGCCGATGATGATGACATCCCGCCTGACATCAAAAAGGAATTTTTAAACAACATCATTACGGAATCTGACCGGCTCAACGAAATCATCAATGATATCCTGTACCTCGATAAACTGGAACATGGGGAAATTGCCCTGAATGTGAGGAAAAATAACATCCTCGAAACATACAAGAAAGCATTAAATCCCCTACTGCACCTTATCCAGCAGAAAAATATCCATATCAGTGAGGTCAATCTCTTAAATCATTTTATCTTTGAATATGATGAAGCCAGGCTGATCCAGCTGTTTCAGAATATTTTGGGCAATGCTTTAAAGTTTACCGGTGAACAAGGTACCATACAGACCAAGTTTTTCATCCGTGAACAGGAGCTGATGATAAGCGTGTTCAATACAGGAAAACATATTCCGGAAGAAGATCTGGAACTGATTTTCGACAAATTTTATCAGTCTAAAAACCAGAATATTTTAAAACAGGCCGGAAGCGGCCTCGGACTGGCCATCTGCCGGAAGATCATCCAGAACCATGGCGGAACGATCAGGGCAGAGAACAGCGGGCTGGGTGTGACATTCATCATACACCTCCCGCACCGACACAAAAACATGAAGTTGAACGATAAGAAAGCCCTATGA
- a CDS encoding DUF6814 family protein — protein MNGIKKILGLVWIGIALVVGYFGITVLGIPKISSGKQEDLVFGIIILFVLMPIISGGMAIFGYYALTGEYSDEKE, from the coding sequence ATGAACGGAATCAAAAAAATATTAGGTTTAGTATGGATCGGCATTGCGCTGGTGGTCGGATATTTCGGCATTACCGTGTTAGGCATTCCTAAGATCAGTTCAGGAAAGCAGGAAGACTTGGTTTTCGGGATCATCATCCTTTTCGTACTGATGCCGATTATATCGGGCGGAATGGCAATTTTCGGATACTATGCCCTGACCGGAGAGTATTCTGACGAAAAGGAGTAA
- a CDS encoding MFS transporter: protein MSEKHYESYENMTEKQKNRTIWSVITASSLGTLIEWYDFYIFGSLAVVLATKFFPSDNPTAAFLSTLATFAAGFVVRPFGALFFGRLGDLIGRKYTFLVTLLIMGFSTFLIGCIPSYETIGFLAPVLVLILRLLQGLALGGEYGGAATYVAEYAQPHRRGYWTSWIQTTATAGLFISLIVILITKTTLSAEEFDGWGWRIPFWISILMVGVSYIIRKNMKESPLFAKAKSEGKTSKNPLKESFGNKFNFKFVLLALFGAAMGQGVIWYTGQFYAMSFLQKVMNVESAQVDSLMAIALLMGTPFFVFFGWLSDKIGRKAVMMTGMLVAILAYRPIYDAMYKSVNVENKTVESNGITESRTVKVHDKITTDSLITFHKETLYTDGTLIKKDSISHWSPAGPVMKDGKAEEPKVTQSVRLNPDTKWYLIFLVFIQVIFVTMVYGPIAAFLVEMFPVRIRYTSMSLPYHIGNGVFGGLLPAVATYLVTTGKEAGHSSWYLEGLWYPMGVATVCLVIGVFYLKNKNNNIHE from the coding sequence ATGAGCGAAAAGCACTATGAAAGCTACGAAAATATGACCGAGAAGCAGAAGAACCGCACCATCTGGAGCGTTATCACCGCCTCGTCACTCGGCACACTGATCGAATGGTATGACTTTTATATCTTCGGGAGCCTGGCTGTGGTTCTGGCTACCAAATTCTTCCCGTCAGACAACCCTACCGCCGCATTTTTATCCACCCTGGCCACTTTTGCAGCCGGATTTGTGGTACGGCCGTTTGGAGCCTTATTTTTCGGACGTCTGGGCGACCTTATCGGAAGAAAGTATACCTTTTTGGTAACCTTACTGATCATGGGATTCTCTACCTTTCTCATCGGATGCATCCCGAGTTATGAAACTATCGGCTTTCTGGCTCCTGTCCTGGTCCTGATCCTGAGATTGCTCCAGGGACTGGCCTTGGGAGGCGAATACGGCGGTGCCGCTACCTATGTGGCGGAATATGCACAGCCTCACCGGCGCGGTTACTGGACATCTTGGATCCAGACCACCGCTACCGCAGGGCTTTTCATTTCCCTCATTGTGATTCTGATCACTAAAACCACGCTTTCTGCGGAAGAGTTCGACGGCTGGGGCTGGAGGATTCCGTTCTGGATTTCTATCCTGATGGTGGGCGTTTCCTATATCATCAGGAAGAACATGAAGGAATCCCCACTTTTTGCAAAGGCTAAAAGCGAAGGAAAAACCTCCAAGAACCCGTTAAAAGAGAGTTTCGGTAATAAATTCAATTTCAAATTTGTCCTGCTGGCCCTGTTCGGAGCAGCCATGGGACAAGGGGTAATCTGGTATACCGGCCAATTCTATGCGATGAGCTTCCTCCAGAAAGTAATGAACGTAGAATCTGCACAGGTGGATTCCCTGATGGCCATTGCTTTGCTGATGGGAACCCCGTTTTTTGTATTCTTCGGATGGCTTTCGGATAAAATCGGCAGAAAGGCCGTGATGATGACCGGAATGCTGGTTGCCATTTTAGCTTACCGCCCGATCTACGATGCCATGTACAAAAGTGTAAATGTTGAAAATAAAACGGTAGAGAGCAACGGTATTACGGAAAGCAGGACGGTAAAGGTACATGACAAGATCACCACTGACAGCCTGATTACTTTTCACAAGGAAACCCTGTACACTGACGGCACCCTGATTAAAAAAGACAGCATTTCCCATTGGTCTCCGGCCGGACCTGTCATGAAAGACGGCAAAGCTGAGGAACCTAAAGTCACCCAGTCGGTAAGGCTGAACCCTGATACGAAATGGTACCTGATCTTCCTGGTATTCATCCAGGTGATCTTTGTAACGATGGTCTATGGACCGATTGCAGCTTTCCTGGTTGAGATGTTCCCGGTAAGGATCCGCTATACTTCCATGTCTTTGCCATACCACATCGGAAACGGCGTATTCGGCGGACTGCTTCCTGCTGTGGCAACATATCTGGTAACGACAGGAAAAGAAGCGGGACATTCCAGCTGGTACCTTGAAGGTCTCTGGTATCCGATGGGTGTTGCGACGGTCTGCCTGGTGATAGGCGTCTTTTACCTGAAAAATAAAAACAACAATATTCACGAATAG
- a CDS encoding porin encodes MKKILICIGLAVISSSLYAQGSPDYGSGLKLNLNQQGDKYVRFILWDQFWLRNTEMNPGSMVGGEPTDNSWNVGNRRLRALAYAQISKRYMILLHFGINNQTFINGGAPGTTGTGGNGNGKKTQLFFHDAWNEYAVVMPGEAEKFSLSLGAGLHYYMGLSRMTMASTLNFLTLDSPVFSWPLIDSSDQFARQLGFFAKGKYGKLEYRFSLNKPFATDLAPANATDPARAVAVDNNGNPSFSKAGYVEYQFLDEESNTLPFKVGSYLGTKKVFNLGAGFYHQADGTRTSVNSNIEKHDITLVAVDAFADIPLGNAKNKMAVSAYAGYYNYQFGPNYIRNLGTMNIASSDPNFVGNRAIAGPGNLQPTIGTGNIIYAQAGLLLPSQAEKPKIRIQPFAAFTHKNFEAFTKSSSQFDVGANWFIDGHHAKITTQYSTRPVYTSPTENPTSKGEFIVQFQIYL; translated from the coding sequence ATGAAGAAAATACTCATTTGCATAGGATTGGCTGTAATCAGCAGTTCCCTATATGCACAAGGTTCTCCTGATTATGGCAGCGGACTGAAACTCAACCTGAATCAGCAGGGAGATAAATACGTCCGGTTTATTTTATGGGACCAGTTCTGGCTGAGAAATACCGAAATGAATCCCGGAAGCATGGTTGGCGGCGAACCTACGGACAATTCCTGGAATGTAGGAAACCGCAGATTGAGGGCGCTCGCGTACGCACAGATTTCAAAAAGATACATGATTCTCCTGCATTTCGGGATCAATAACCAAACCTTTATTAATGGTGGAGCACCGGGAACCACAGGAACCGGTGGAAACGGAAACGGGAAAAAGACCCAGCTGTTTTTTCATGATGCCTGGAATGAATATGCCGTTGTCATGCCTGGAGAAGCAGAGAAATTCAGTTTATCTTTAGGAGCAGGACTGCATTATTACATGGGACTTTCCCGGATGACCATGGCATCTACGCTTAATTTCCTAACCCTGGACTCACCGGTTTTCAGCTGGCCGTTGATTGACAGCTCGGACCAGTTCGCCAGGCAGTTAGGTTTTTTCGCCAAAGGAAAATACGGAAAACTGGAATACCGCTTCAGCCTGAATAAACCTTTTGCAACAGACCTTGCTCCGGCCAATGCAACAGATCCTGCCAGAGCGGTTGCCGTTGATAACAATGGCAACCCAAGTTTTTCAAAAGCGGGTTATGTAGAGTACCAGTTCCTGGATGAAGAATCCAACACACTGCCGTTTAAAGTCGGGTCTTATCTCGGAACTAAAAAAGTGTTTAATCTGGGTGCCGGATTCTATCATCAGGCGGACGGAACCCGGACTTCTGTAAATTCCAATATTGAAAAGCACGACATCACCCTTGTGGCAGTAGACGCCTTTGCCGATATCCCATTAGGGAATGCCAAGAACAAAATGGCAGTTTCCGCTTATGCCGGATACTACAATTATCAGTTCGGACCGAATTACATCCGGAATCTAGGAACCATGAATATTGCGTCTTCCGATCCTAATTTTGTAGGGAACCGGGCCATAGCGGGCCCCGGAAACCTTCAGCCGACGATCGGGACAGGAAATATTATCTACGCACAGGCTGGTTTGCTGTTACCGAGCCAGGCAGAAAAACCTAAAATCAGGATTCAGCCTTTCGCAGCATTTACCCACAAGAATTTTGAAGCTTTTACCAAATCTTCTTCTCAGTTTGATGTCGGAGCCAACTGGTTCATCGACGGACACCACGCGAAAATCACCACACAGTATTCAACACGGCCGGTGTATACCAGCCCAACGGAAAACCCTACTTCCAAAGGGGAATTTATTGTCCAGTTTCAGATCTACCTATAA
- a CDS encoding GNAT family N-acetyltransferase → MEIEISSCKHLVYVYEIQQEMYDSAQRRGTGIAKRSLEYLSKKISEGNAVVATRNGKWAGFCYIETWSHGQFVANSGLIVSPEFRNGGVATLIKRRVFKLSREKYPDAKIFGLTTGLAVMKINSELGYKPVIYSELTQDEDFWNGCKSCVNYDILMKKERKNCLCTAMLFVPEIYTKKAAEKIQPKNEYNEEKSRLSI, encoded by the coding sequence ATGGAAATAGAAATTTCCTCATGCAAGCATCTGGTGTATGTGTATGAAATACAGCAGGAAATGTATGATTCTGCGCAGCGGAGAGGGACAGGAATTGCTAAACGTTCCCTGGAATATTTGAGCAAGAAGATTTCGGAAGGCAATGCCGTGGTCGCTACCCGGAATGGGAAGTGGGCAGGATTCTGTTATATAGAAACCTGGTCCCACGGACAGTTTGTTGCCAATTCCGGCCTGATTGTCTCTCCTGAGTTCAGGAACGGCGGTGTGGCGACCTTAATCAAGAGAAGGGTATTCAAGCTGTCCCGCGAAAAATATCCTGATGCAAAAATATTCGGGCTTACTACAGGGCTTGCCGTGATGAAGATCAACAGTGAGCTGGGCTATAAGCCGGTCATCTACTCTGAGCTGACCCAGGATGAAGACTTCTGGAATGGTTGCAAAAGCTGTGTGAACTATGATATTTTAATGAAAAAGGAGCGTAAAAACTGCCTGTGTACAGCCATGTTGTTTGTTCCGGAAATATATACAAAGAAAGCTGCTGAAAAAATTCAGCCCAAAAACGAATATAATGAAGAAAAAAGTCGTCTTAGCATTTAG
- the argG gene encoding argininosuccinate synthase produces the protein MKKKVVLAFSGGLDTSYCAKYLSETLGYDVYAVTVNTGGFSREEEKELEQKALNLGVRQYRCIDAQEDYYHSCVKYLIFGNVLKNNTYPLSVSAERTIQAQKIAEYAIETGADAIAHGSTGAGNDQVRFDLIFQVMCPDVEIITPIRDMALSREEEIEFLKGHGYETEFAKAQYSVNKGLWGTSVGGKETLTSRNYLPEEAFPSQIIRTEPSEMDIEFKNGEITAVNGQDFEHPVYAIQAIEKLASAYGIGRDIHVGDTIVGIKGRVGFEAAAAAVIIKAHHLLEKHTLSKYQQMMKSQLSDWYGNWLHEALFLDPVMRNIECFLKDSQKTVSGKVFVTLYPYRFILNGIESDHDLMSDQFGSYGEANRAWTGDDVKGYTKILSNSLNIYHQINKTNH, from the coding sequence ATGAAGAAAAAAGTCGTCTTAGCATTTAGCGGAGGGTTAGATACCTCGTATTGCGCCAAATATCTCAGCGAAACTCTGGGGTATGATGTGTATGCCGTTACCGTGAATACCGGAGGTTTTTCCAGAGAAGAGGAAAAGGAACTGGAACAGAAAGCCCTTAATTTAGGGGTAAGGCAGTACAGGTGCATTGATGCTCAGGAGGATTACTATCATTCATGCGTAAAATACCTGATTTTCGGAAATGTTCTGAAAAATAATACCTATCCGCTTTCCGTAAGTGCAGAACGGACCATCCAGGCACAGAAAATTGCGGAATATGCCATTGAAACCGGAGCTGATGCCATCGCTCACGGAAGCACTGGCGCCGGCAATGATCAGGTCCGCTTCGATCTGATCTTTCAGGTGATGTGTCCCGATGTGGAAATCATTACGCCGATCCGTGATATGGCCTTGTCCCGGGAAGAGGAAATTGAATTTTTGAAAGGACATGGTTATGAGACGGAATTTGCAAAAGCGCAGTACTCTGTCAACAAAGGGCTTTGGGGGACTTCTGTAGGCGGTAAGGAAACACTGACTTCCAGGAATTATCTTCCGGAAGAGGCTTTTCCTTCGCAAATTATCCGGACAGAACCTTCGGAAATGGACATTGAGTTTAAGAACGGAGAGATTACAGCGGTTAACGGGCAGGACTTCGAACATCCCGTATATGCGATCCAGGCCATCGAAAAACTGGCTTCGGCATATGGCATCGGAAGGGATATTCATGTAGGGGATACCATTGTCGGGATCAAAGGAAGGGTAGGCTTTGAAGCGGCTGCGGCTGCGGTTATTATTAAAGCACATCATTTATTGGAAAAGCATACGCTTTCCAAATACCAGCAGATGATGAAATCGCAATTGTCCGACTGGTATGGGAACTGGCTCCATGAGGCTCTTTTCCTGGATCCCGTGATGCGGAACATAGAATGTTTCCTGAAGGATTCCCAGAAAACAGTCAGCGGAAAAGTATTTGTAACGCTTTATCCATACCGCTTCATCCTGAACGGAATAGAGTCTGACCATGACCTGATGTCTGATCAGTTCGGAAGTTACGGAGAAGCTAACAGGGCGTGGACGGGCGATGATGTAAAAGGGTATACCAAAATACTCAGCAATTCGCTGAACATCTATCATCAGATCAATAAGACGAATCACTGA
- the argC gene encoding N-acetyl-gamma-glutamyl-phosphate reductase translates to MKTAGIIGANGYTGSELIRLLAFHPQVSLRFLYSRSHPGTRISDFYPDLIEVCDMELTDKPEEVDILFLCLPHKESRNWLSQNPVGDEVLIIDLGNDFRLDAKFGDRNFIYGLPEINRKHLAGVKSIANPGCFATAIQLALLPLAAKGLLKEVYTTGITGSTGAGQSLQSTTHFTWRNDNISAYKTLTHQHVDEIVQQLDTINDQNVQLNFVPWRGDFTRGIFTSSTVKTEVERPYIEQLFKEFYEGEPFVKVSEKAIDLKQVVNTNRCVVHMEMSGNVLVVHSAIDNLLKGASGQAVQNMNIAMGWEEHLGLNLKAAVF, encoded by the coding sequence ATGAAAACAGCAGGAATTATAGGTGCTAACGGCTATACGGGCAGTGAGCTGATCCGCCTTCTGGCTTTTCATCCGCAGGTGTCATTGCGTTTTTTATACAGCCGTTCCCATCCCGGAACCAGAATATCCGACTTTTACCCGGATCTTATTGAAGTTTGTGATATGGAGCTGACGGATAAGCCTGAGGAGGTGGATATCCTTTTTCTGTGCCTTCCGCATAAGGAAAGCAGGAACTGGCTCAGTCAGAACCCGGTGGGAGATGAAGTGCTGATTATAGATTTGGGGAATGACTTCCGCCTCGATGCGAAATTCGGGGACAGAAATTTCATCTACGGATTACCGGAAATCAACAGAAAACATCTTGCAGGGGTTAAAAGCATTGCCAATCCGGGGTGTTTTGCCACGGCGATCCAGCTCGCGCTGCTGCCACTGGCTGCAAAAGGATTGTTAAAAGAAGTATATACCACAGGAATTACCGGTTCTACAGGTGCAGGCCAGTCTTTACAGTCAACAACGCATTTTACCTGGAGGAATGATAATATTTCTGCTTACAAAACACTGACCCATCAGCATGTGGATGAAATCGTACAGCAGCTGGACACAATTAATGACCAGAATGTACAGCTGAATTTCGTTCCGTGGAGGGGAGATTTTACCAGAGGCATTTTTACCAGTTCTACCGTAAAAACGGAAGTAGAACGTCCCTATATCGAGCAGTTGTTTAAGGAGTTTTATGAAGGGGAACCTTTTGTGAAGGTGAGCGAAAAAGCAATTGATCTCAAGCAGGTTGTCAATACCAATCGCTGTGTGGTTCATATGGAAATGAGTGGAAATGTTTTGGTGGTCCACTCAGCGATTGACAATCTGCTGAAAGGCGCTTCGGGACAGGCGGTGCAGAATATGAACATTGCCATGGGCTGGGAAGAACACCTGGGACTGAACCTGAAAGCAGCAGTATTTTAG